A single region of the Streptomyces sp. NBC_01262 genome encodes:
- a CDS encoding ANTAR domain-containing response regulator — MRSPVSAPEPADEQQHVPPTTTRVVIAEDEALIRLDLKEMLEEEGYSVVGEAGDGETAVKLAEEHRPDLVILDVKMPILDGISAAEQIAKERLAPVLMLTAFSQRELVERARDAGAMAYLVKPFSKSDVVPAIEMAVSRFTEMRALDAEIADLSLRLETRKLVDRAKSVLQTKYGLTEPAAFRWIQKTSMDRRMTMQAVAQAVIDEVPGK, encoded by the coding sequence ATGAGGAGTCCCGTGAGCGCCCCCGAGCCCGCTGACGAGCAGCAGCATGTACCCCCGACGACGACGCGTGTCGTCATCGCCGAGGACGAGGCACTGATCCGGCTCGACCTCAAAGAGATGCTGGAAGAAGAGGGCTACTCGGTCGTCGGTGAGGCCGGCGACGGTGAGACGGCCGTGAAGCTGGCGGAGGAGCATCGCCCGGATCTGGTGATCCTGGATGTGAAGATGCCGATCCTGGACGGGATTTCGGCGGCCGAGCAGATCGCGAAGGAGCGGCTGGCGCCGGTTCTGATGCTGACCGCGTTCTCGCAGCGGGAGCTGGTGGAGCGGGCGCGTGACGCGGGCGCGATGGCGTATCTGGTGAAGCCGTTCAGCAAGAGCGATGTGGTGCCGGCGATCGAGATGGCCGTATCGCGCTTCACGGAGATGCGGGCGCTGGACGCGGAGATCGCGGATCTGTCCCTGCGGCTGGAGACGCGGAAGCTGGTGGACCGGGCGAAGAGCGTGCTGCAGACGAAGTACGGCTTGACGGAGCCCGCGGCGTTCCGGTGGATCCAGAAGACGTCGATGGATCGTCGGATGACGATGCAGGCGGTGGCGCAGGCCGTGATCGACGAGGTCCCGGGCAAGTAG
- a CDS encoding ABC transporter ATP-binding protein produces the protein MTALLEVEDLRVSYGKIEAVKGISFSVEAGQVVTLIGTNGAGKTTTLRTLSGLLRPTGGRVLFDGQPIEKVPAHKIVALGLAHSPEGRHIFPRLTIEENLKLGAYLRKDSDGIAKDIQRAYDLFPILGERRKQAAGTLSGGEQQMLAMGRALMCQPKLLMLDEPSMGLSPIMMQKIMSTIVELKSTGMTILLVEQNAQAALSLADQGHVMEIGNIVLSGTGQDLLHDESVRKAYLGED, from the coding sequence ATGACAGCCCTGCTCGAAGTCGAAGACCTGCGCGTCTCCTACGGCAAGATCGAAGCCGTCAAAGGCATCTCCTTCAGCGTAGAAGCCGGCCAGGTCGTCACCCTCATCGGCACCAACGGCGCCGGCAAGACCACCACCCTGCGCACCCTGAGCGGCCTGCTGCGGCCGACCGGTGGCCGAGTCCTCTTCGACGGCCAGCCCATCGAAAAGGTCCCGGCCCACAAGATCGTCGCCTTGGGGCTCGCCCACTCCCCGGAAGGGCGGCACATCTTCCCCCGCCTGACCATCGAGGAGAACCTCAAGCTCGGCGCCTACCTGCGCAAGGACTCCGACGGCATCGCCAAGGACATCCAGCGCGCCTACGACCTCTTCCCCATCCTGGGCGAGCGGAGGAAGCAGGCCGCCGGCACGCTGTCCGGAGGCGAGCAGCAGATGCTGGCCATGGGCCGCGCCCTGATGTGCCAGCCCAAGCTGCTCATGCTGGACGAGCCCTCCATGGGCCTCTCCCCCATCATGATGCAGAAGATCATGTCCACCATCGTCGAGCTCAAGTCCACCGGCATGACCATCCTGCTCGTCGAGCAGAACGCCCAGGCGGCGCTCTCGCTGGCCGACCAGGGCCACGTCATGGAGATCGGCAACATCGTCCTCAGCGGGACCGGTCAGGACCTGCTGCACGACGAATCCGTACGCAAGGCCTACCTCGGCGAGGACTGA
- a CDS encoding ABC transporter ATP-binding protein, with the protein MTTTTAPATTETILEASGVIMRFGGLTAVRNVDLTVNSGEIVGLIGPNGAGKTTFFNCLTGLYIPTEGTVRYKGTVLPPKPHLVTTAGIARTFQNIRLFANMTVLENVLVGRHTRTKEGLFSALIRGPRYHKAEAASRARAMELLEFIGLENKAEHLAKNLPYGEQRKLEIARALASEPGLLLLDEPTAGMNPQETRATEELVFAIRDKGIAVLVIEHDMRFIFNLSDRVACLVQGEKLVEGTSEVVQNDERVIAAYLGEPFEGAPGAEEVAEVEAAEAAEAAGTTSTTEDER; encoded by the coding sequence ATGACCACCACCACTGCACCCGCCACCACCGAGACCATCCTCGAAGCCAGCGGCGTCATCATGCGCTTCGGCGGCCTCACCGCGGTCCGCAACGTCGACCTCACCGTCAACAGCGGCGAGATCGTCGGCCTCATCGGCCCCAACGGCGCCGGCAAGACCACCTTCTTCAACTGCCTGACCGGGCTCTACATCCCGACCGAGGGCACCGTCCGCTACAAGGGCACCGTGCTGCCGCCCAAGCCGCACCTGGTCACCACGGCCGGCATCGCCCGTACCTTCCAGAACATCCGGCTCTTCGCCAACATGACCGTTCTGGAAAACGTCCTCGTCGGCCGGCACACCCGCACCAAGGAGGGCCTCTTCTCAGCCCTCATCCGCGGCCCCCGCTACCACAAGGCCGAAGCCGCCAGCCGCGCCCGCGCCATGGAACTCCTGGAGTTCATCGGCCTGGAGAACAAGGCCGAGCACCTCGCGAAGAACCTGCCCTACGGCGAACAGCGCAAGCTCGAAATCGCCCGGGCACTCGCGAGCGAACCCGGCCTGCTGCTCCTCGACGAGCCCACGGCCGGCATGAACCCGCAGGAGACGCGAGCCACCGAGGAACTGGTGTTCGCCATCCGCGACAAGGGCATCGCCGTCCTCGTCATCGAGCACGACATGCGCTTCATCTTCAACCTCAGCGACCGCGTCGCCTGCCTCGTCCAGGGCGAGAAGCTCGTCGAAGGCACCAGCGAAGTCGTCCAGAACGACGAACGCGTCATCGCCGCCTACCTCGGCGAACCCTTCGAGGGCGCCCCGGGCGCGGAAGAAGTCGCCGAAGTCGAAGCAGCCGAGGCCGCCGAAGCCGCGGGCACCACCAGCACCACGGAGGACGAGCGATGA
- a CDS encoding branched-chain amino acid ABC transporter permease, with the protein MTDTIKDITPATTGSATGLIPLPESAARALTVTGGLLTCVGAFLAWTWTSEFPGDLTYYGSPAGLQWLAFIAGLLTVLFSLAGYGIKGLRWLTPAGDATAPIVLSAFACLGVTWFSLISIASELGGVANWVVGGVLAGLFSIVPVIGALALPKPGPATDTAKGGLKATLAAYVAKPERAKQPAVLPGWQQRGIIAIVIGLGLAVFTYGIDTEGGELFSGFLIITLLGAWALHSAGLLDRFSAISAEHRSYAMTLAFVAAALFPFTQNNDHDANVGVNILIFGTVALGLNIVVGLTGLLDLGYVAFLGVGAYAAALVSGSAYSTISGTTFPFWAAALTGAAASLIFGVLIGAPTLRLRGDYLAIVTLGFGEIFRITVRNLDGTSGPDVTNGPNGIAAIPDLSIGGFNFGEAHNIAGFTLGRFANYYLLMLIVTVIVVLIFNRASDSRIGRAWVAIREDETAATAMGINGFRVKLIAFALGASLAGLAGTVSAHVTNNVVPDPYVFAGPVAPNSAFLLAAVVLGGMGTVSGPLLGAALLYLIPEKLEFLQEYQLFAFGIALIILMRFRPEGVIANRRRQLEFHEAEEPTEPAAPAAPATAGV; encoded by the coding sequence ATGACTGACACCATCAAGGACATCACCCCGGCCACGACCGGCAGCGCCACCGGCCTGATCCCCCTCCCGGAGAGCGCCGCCCGCGCCCTCACCGTCACCGGCGGTCTCCTCACCTGCGTGGGCGCCTTCCTCGCCTGGACCTGGACCAGCGAATTCCCCGGCGACCTCACCTACTACGGCTCCCCCGCCGGCCTGCAGTGGCTCGCCTTCATCGCAGGCCTGCTCACCGTGCTGTTCAGCCTCGCCGGCTACGGCATCAAGGGCCTGCGCTGGCTCACCCCGGCCGGCGACGCCACCGCCCCGATCGTCCTGAGCGCCTTCGCCTGTCTTGGCGTCACCTGGTTCTCGCTCATCTCGATCGCCAGCGAACTCGGCGGCGTGGCCAACTGGGTCGTCGGCGGCGTGCTCGCGGGCCTCTTCTCCATCGTCCCGGTCATCGGCGCGCTGGCACTGCCCAAGCCCGGCCCGGCCACCGACACCGCCAAGGGCGGCCTCAAGGCCACCCTCGCCGCATACGTCGCCAAGCCCGAGCGCGCCAAGCAGCCTGCGGTCCTCCCCGGCTGGCAGCAGCGCGGCATCATCGCCATCGTCATCGGCCTCGGACTCGCCGTCTTCACCTACGGCATCGACACCGAGGGCGGCGAGCTCTTCAGCGGCTTCCTCATCATCACCCTGCTCGGCGCCTGGGCCCTGCACAGCGCGGGCCTGCTCGACCGCTTCTCCGCGATCAGCGCCGAGCACCGCAGCTACGCCATGACGCTCGCCTTCGTGGCCGCCGCGCTCTTCCCCTTCACCCAGAACAACGACCACGACGCCAACGTCGGCGTCAACATCCTGATCTTCGGCACGGTCGCCCTGGGCCTCAACATCGTCGTCGGCCTCACCGGCCTCCTCGACCTCGGCTACGTCGCCTTCCTCGGCGTCGGCGCCTACGCCGCGGCCCTGGTCTCCGGCTCCGCCTACTCCACCATCTCGGGAACCACGTTCCCGTTCTGGGCGGCCGCCCTCACCGGCGCCGCGGCCTCACTGATCTTCGGCGTCCTCATCGGCGCCCCCACCCTGCGGCTGCGCGGCGACTACCTCGCCATCGTCACCCTCGGCTTCGGTGAGATCTTCCGCATCACCGTCCGCAACCTGGACGGCACCTCCGGCCCTGACGTCACCAACGGCCCCAACGGCATCGCGGCCATCCCCGACCTCAGCATCGGCGGCTTCAACTTCGGCGAAGCCCACAACATCGCCGGGTTCACCCTCGGCCGCTTCGCCAACTACTACCTGCTGATGCTCATCGTCACCGTGATCGTCGTGCTCATCTTCAACCGGGCCTCCGACTCACGCATCGGCCGCGCCTGGGTCGCCATCCGCGAGGACGAGACCGCCGCCACCGCCATGGGCATCAACGGCTTCCGCGTCAAGCTCATCGCCTTCGCCCTCGGCGCCTCGCTGGCCGGCCTCGCCGGCACCGTCAGCGCCCACGTCACCAACAACGTCGTGCCCGACCCGTACGTCTTCGCCGGGCCCGTCGCCCCCAACTCCGCGTTCCTCCTGGCCGCGGTCGTCCTCGGCGGCATGGGCACCGTCAGCGGCCCCCTCCTCGGCGCCGCACTGCTGTACCTGATCCCCGAAAAGCTCGAATTCCTCCAGGAATACCAGCTCTTCGCCTTCGGTATCGCCCTCATCATCCTCATGCGCTTCCGTCCCGAAGGCGTCATCGCCAACCGGCGACGCCAACTCGAATTCCACGAGGCCGAGGAACCAACCGAACCCGCCGCTCCCGCAGCGCCCGCCACGGCTGGGGTGTGA
- a CDS encoding branched-chain amino acid ABC transporter permease, which translates to MNTLPQQLANGLFLGSMYGLIAIGYTMVYGIVQLINFAHGEIFMTGGFGALTVYLALPSGTSMWVALPLMLVGGAIVAVLIATGAERFAYRPLRNAPRLAPLITAIGLSLALQEAVRNWYPEATNARVFPQIDAGPWHLGSISISSGDIFVIIAAPLCMGALAGFVRSTRTGRAMQATAQDPDTAQLMGIDTNRVIVIAFAIGGLFAAVASVAYGLRYGQVKYDMGFQAGLKAFTAAVLGGIGNIYGAMLGGLVLGVAEALATAYIADIPGMEQFGGQGWASVWAFVLLILVLLLRPQGLLGERVADRA; encoded by the coding sequence GTGAACACCCTGCCGCAACAGCTGGCCAACGGGCTGTTCCTCGGCTCGATGTACGGGCTGATCGCCATCGGCTACACGATGGTGTACGGCATCGTCCAGCTCATCAACTTCGCCCACGGCGAGATCTTCATGACCGGCGGCTTCGGCGCCCTCACGGTCTATCTCGCCCTACCGTCCGGCACCTCCATGTGGGTCGCCCTACCCCTGATGCTCGTCGGCGGCGCCATCGTCGCCGTGCTCATCGCAACCGGGGCAGAACGATTCGCCTACCGGCCGCTGAGAAACGCGCCACGCCTGGCGCCACTCATCACCGCCATCGGACTCTCCCTGGCCCTCCAGGAAGCCGTCCGCAACTGGTACCCCGAAGCCACCAACGCCCGCGTCTTCCCCCAGATCGACGCAGGCCCCTGGCACCTCGGCTCCATCAGCATCAGCAGCGGCGACATCTTCGTCATCATCGCCGCCCCCCTGTGCATGGGCGCCCTCGCCGGCTTCGTCCGCTCCACCCGCACCGGCCGCGCCATGCAGGCCACCGCCCAGGACCCGGACACCGCCCAGCTCATGGGCATCGACACCAACCGTGTCATCGTGATCGCCTTCGCCATCGGCGGCCTCTTCGCCGCCGTCGCCTCCGTCGCCTACGGACTGCGCTACGGCCAGGTCAAGTACGACATGGGCTTCCAGGCCGGCCTCAAGGCCTTCACCGCGGCCGTCCTCGGCGGCATCGGCAACATCTACGGCGCCATGCTCGGTGGCCTCGTCCTCGGCGTCGCCGAAGCCCTCGCCACCGCCTACATCGCCGACATCCCCGGCATGGAGCAGTTCGGCGGCCAGGGCTGGGCCTCCGTATGGGCCTTCGTACTCCTTATCCTCGTACTCCTGCTGAGGCCACAAGGCCTACTCGGCGAACGCGTCGCGGACAGGGCGTGA
- a CDS encoding branched-chain amino acid ABC transporter substrate-binding protein, which yields MRHRSLLILTSALSVGALTLTACGSRGDDSSSSDSKTTTVVIGVDAPLSGANSATGLGILGGAKLAVADANKNKTVSGVTFKIKELDDKAQPATGQQNATTLVADEDVLGVVGPLNSGVAQSMQQVFNSANLVEISPSNTNPALTQGANWSTGKKVRPYKTYFRTATTDALQGAFAADYAYNTIGKKKVFVVDDKQTYGAGLAAIFKDKFVALGGKAVGTDHVNAGDTDFSTLVTKIKNSGADLLYYGGQYDESSLITKQLKAAGSKIPLFGGDGMFSDTYITNGGAATAGDYVTSVGVPVTTLPAAKTFIADYKASGLKGDYQTYGGYSYDATTAIIKAVGEVVKDGKIPSDARAQITAAVQKTDFDGIAGHVSFDEFGDTTNKQLTVYEVKDGKWAAVKSGTYTG from the coding sequence GTGCGACACCGTTCCTTGCTGATTCTCACCTCCGCGCTCAGCGTCGGGGCGCTCACGCTGACCGCCTGCGGTTCACGCGGCGACGACTCCAGCAGCAGCGACAGCAAGACCACCACCGTTGTCATCGGGGTCGACGCCCCGCTGTCCGGTGCGAACTCGGCCACCGGCCTGGGCATCCTCGGTGGCGCCAAGCTTGCCGTCGCCGATGCCAACAAGAACAAGACCGTCTCCGGCGTCACGTTCAAGATCAAGGAACTCGACGACAAGGCGCAGCCGGCCACCGGCCAGCAGAACGCCACCACGCTCGTCGCCGACGAGGACGTCCTCGGCGTCGTCGGCCCCCTGAACTCCGGCGTGGCCCAGTCCATGCAGCAGGTCTTCAACAGCGCCAACCTGGTCGAGATCTCCCCCTCGAACACCAACCCGGCGCTGACCCAGGGCGCCAACTGGTCGACGGGTAAGAAGGTCCGCCCGTACAAGACGTACTTCCGCACCGCCACCACGGACGCCCTGCAGGGCGCGTTCGCCGCGGACTACGCCTACAACACGATCGGCAAGAAGAAGGTCTTCGTCGTCGACGACAAGCAGACCTACGGCGCCGGCCTGGCCGCCATCTTCAAGGACAAGTTCGTCGCCCTCGGCGGCAAGGCGGTCGGCACCGACCACGTCAACGCCGGCGACACCGACTTCTCCACCCTCGTCACCAAGATCAAGAACTCCGGCGCCGACCTGCTCTACTACGGTGGCCAGTACGACGAGTCCTCGCTGATCACCAAGCAGCTCAAGGCCGCCGGCTCCAAGATCCCGCTGTTCGGCGGTGACGGCATGTTCTCCGACACCTACATCACCAACGGCGGAGCGGCCACCGCGGGCGACTACGTCACCTCCGTCGGCGTCCCCGTCACCACCCTGCCGGCCGCCAAGACCTTCATCGCCGACTACAAGGCCTCCGGCCTCAAGGGCGACTACCAGACCTACGGCGGCTACTCCTACGACGCCACCACGGCCATCATCAAGGCCGTCGGCGAGGTCGTGAAGGACGGCAAGATCCCCTCCGACGCCCGCGCCCAGATCACCGCGGCCGTCCAGAAGACCGACTTCGACGGCATCGCCGGCCACGTCTCCTTCGACGAGTTCGGTGACACCACCAACAAGCAGCTCACCGTCTACGAGGTCAAGGACGGCAAGTGGGCGGCCGTCAAGAGCGGCACCTACACCGGCTGA
- a CDS encoding PaaI family thioesterase produces MGEQSRTPFPPEVVEEYAGLGVDIVALFSAGHLGNHMGIEVVEATAERVVGTMPVKGNTQPYGLLHGGASAVLAETLGSVGAMLHAGSGKIAVGVDLNATHHRGVRDGVVTGTATPLHRGRSSATYEITITDEQGRRVCSARLTCALRPVTPNGITG; encoded by the coding sequence ATGGGCGAGCAGAGCCGCACTCCCTTCCCCCCGGAAGTAGTGGAGGAGTACGCCGGCCTCGGCGTCGACATCGTCGCGCTCTTCTCCGCCGGCCATCTCGGCAACCACATGGGCATCGAGGTCGTCGAGGCCACCGCCGAGCGCGTCGTCGGCACCATGCCCGTCAAGGGCAACACCCAGCCCTACGGTCTCCTGCACGGCGGTGCCTCCGCCGTCCTGGCCGAGACCCTCGGCTCCGTCGGCGCGATGCTCCACGCCGGCTCCGGCAAGATCGCCGTCGGCGTCGACCTCAACGCCACCCACCACCGCGGCGTACGCGACGGCGTCGTCACCGGCACCGCCACCCCCCTGCACCGGGGCCGCTCCTCCGCCACGTACGAGATCACCATCACCGACGAGCAGGGCCGGCGGGTCTGCTCCGCCCGGCTCACGTGCGCGCTGCGGCCGGTGACACCGAACGGCATCACGGGCTGA
- a CDS encoding FdhF/YdeP family oxidoreductase, protein MAGKAPSGDPVQDAPEVSAPKHAAAGLPAVGHSLRMAHQQMGVRRTALTLIKVNQKDGFDCPGCAWPDPAHRSKAEFCENGAKAVAEEATLRRVTPDFFAEHPVSDLARRSGYWLGQQGRLTQPMYLPAGADRYEPVPWERAFEIIAEELTALASPDEALFYTSGRTSNEAAFLYQLFAREFGTNNLPDCSNMCHESSGSALSETIGIGKGSVLLEDLYRSDLIIVAGQNPGTNHPRMLSALEKAKAQGATIVTVNPLPEAGMQRFKNPQHAKGLVGGGTALSDLFLQIRLGGDQALFRALNSLLFQAEAEAPDTVLDHAFIDEHTHGFEDFAAAARATDWDEVLRATGLERAEIDRLLALVLKSKSIVVCWAMGLTQHKHSVPTIREVVNFLLLRGNIGRPGAGVCPVRGHSNVQGDRTMGIFERPAPAFLDALEKEFGFAPPREHGYDVVRSIRALRDGDAKVFFAMGGNFVAASPDTDATEAAMRKARLTVHVSTKLNRSHVVTGARALILPTLGRTEKDLQAGGPQFVTVEDSMGMVHASHGGLEPAGPHLLSEAAIITRLARAVLGPDSRVPWADFEADYSLIRDRISRVVPGFEDFNARVANPGGFTLPHAPRDSRTFPTATGKANFTAAPVEYPAVPEGRLLLQTLRSHDQYNTTIYGLDDRYRGIRGGRRVVLLNPEDAAAHGLADGAYVDLVSEWSDGSERRAPGFRVVHYPTTRGCAAAYYPETNVLVPLDHTADTSGTPASKSVLIRLEGGTDRPV, encoded by the coding sequence ATGGCAGGCAAAGCACCCTCAGGGGACCCGGTCCAGGACGCGCCCGAAGTCAGCGCGCCCAAGCACGCCGCCGCCGGGCTGCCGGCCGTCGGGCACAGCCTGCGCATGGCGCATCAGCAGATGGGCGTGCGGCGTACCGCGCTGACCCTCATCAAGGTCAACCAGAAGGACGGCTTCGACTGTCCTGGCTGTGCGTGGCCCGATCCGGCCCACCGCAGCAAGGCGGAGTTCTGCGAGAACGGCGCGAAGGCCGTCGCCGAGGAGGCGACGCTACGCAGGGTGACGCCGGACTTCTTCGCCGAGCACCCGGTCTCCGACCTGGCCCGGCGCAGCGGCTACTGGCTGGGCCAGCAGGGCCGGCTCACCCAGCCCATGTACCTGCCCGCCGGCGCGGACCGGTACGAGCCGGTGCCCTGGGAGCGGGCCTTCGAGATCATCGCCGAGGAGCTGACCGCCCTGGCGAGCCCCGACGAGGCGCTGTTCTACACCTCGGGCCGCACCAGCAACGAGGCCGCCTTCCTGTACCAGCTGTTCGCCCGCGAGTTCGGGACGAACAACCTGCCGGACTGCTCCAACATGTGCCACGAGTCGTCGGGGTCGGCGCTCAGCGAGACGATCGGCATCGGCAAGGGCAGCGTCCTGCTGGAGGACCTGTACCGCTCCGATCTGATCATCGTGGCCGGGCAGAATCCCGGGACCAACCATCCCCGGATGCTGTCGGCCCTGGAGAAGGCCAAGGCCCAGGGCGCCACGATCGTCACGGTCAACCCGCTGCCCGAGGCCGGCATGCAGCGCTTCAAGAACCCGCAGCACGCCAAGGGCCTGGTCGGCGGCGGCACCGCGCTGTCCGACCTCTTCCTGCAGATCCGGCTCGGCGGCGACCAGGCGCTCTTCCGCGCCCTGAACAGCCTGCTGTTCCAGGCCGAGGCCGAGGCCCCGGACACCGTCCTGGACCACGCCTTCATCGACGAGCACACCCACGGCTTCGAGGACTTCGCGGCCGCCGCCCGCGCCACCGACTGGGACGAGGTGCTGCGCGCCACCGGTCTGGAGCGCGCCGAGATCGACCGGCTCCTCGCGCTCGTCCTGAAGTCCAAGAGCATCGTGGTCTGCTGGGCGATGGGCCTCACCCAGCACAAGCACTCCGTGCCCACCATCCGCGAGGTGGTCAACTTCCTCCTCCTGCGCGGCAACATCGGCCGCCCCGGCGCCGGCGTCTGCCCCGTACGCGGCCACAGCAACGTGCAGGGCGACCGCACGATGGGCATCTTCGAACGGCCCGCGCCGGCCTTCCTGGACGCGCTGGAGAAGGAGTTCGGCTTCGCGCCCCCGCGCGAGCACGGTTACGACGTCGTACGGTCCATCCGCGCGCTGCGCGACGGCGACGCCAAGGTCTTCTTCGCCATGGGCGGCAACTTCGTGGCCGCCTCCCCCGACACCGACGCCACCGAAGCCGCCATGCGCAAGGCGCGTCTGACCGTGCACGTGTCGACCAAGCTCAACCGCTCGCATGTCGTCACCGGCGCCCGCGCCCTGATCCTGCCCACGCTGGGCCGCACCGAGAAGGACCTCCAGGCGGGCGGTCCGCAGTTCGTGACCGTCGAGGACTCCATGGGCATGGTGCACGCCTCGCACGGCGGCCTGGAGCCGGCCGGCCCGCACCTGCTGTCCGAGGCCGCCATCATCACCCGTCTCGCGCGTGCCGTGCTCGGGCCGGACAGCCGCGTCCCCTGGGCGGACTTCGAGGCCGACTACAGCCTGATTCGCGACCGAATATCGCGCGTCGTCCCCGGCTTCGAGGACTTCAACGCACGTGTGGCCAACCCCGGCGGCTTCACCCTGCCGCACGCCCCGCGCGACTCCCGCACCTTCCCCACCGCCACCGGCAAGGCCAACTTCACCGCGGCCCCGGTGGAGTACCCGGCGGTCCCCGAGGGCCGGCTGCTGCTGCAGACGCTGCGCTCGCACGACCAGTACAACACCACCATCTACGGCCTCGACGACCGCTACCGCGGCATCAGAGGCGGCCGCCGCGTCGTCCTGCTCAACCCCGAGGACGCCGCCGCCCACGGCCTCGCCGACGGCGCCTACGTGGACCTGGTCAGCGAGTGGTCCGACGGCAGCGAGCGGCGCGCCCCCGGCTTCCGGGTGGTGCACTACCCGACGACCCGGGGCTGCGCGGCCGCGTACTACCCCGAGACCAACGTGCTGGTCCCGCTGGACCACACCGCCGACACCAGCGGCACCCCGGCGTCGAAGTCGGTGCTGATCCGCCTGGAGGGCGGCACCGACCGTCCGGTATAA